In one Pseudothermotoga sp. genomic region, the following are encoded:
- a CDS encoding diguanylate cyclase: MRFKPNLYVISFILAAAFFALLVYPMMFVFPKLDTLVQSYQLNSLRGYLDMILNLVELYHSESAEGAMSEESAKKEALRLIKSSFYGPEGKDYFFVLDTDGVLLAHPYYPELEGQKGLESDNIVFSRAVSSIVQGAKQGKDHVEYEWYVYGEKKIQRKLTVIRVFKPWNWIIGTGLYSQTLTEQIKRVRMNFWQVEGVSAISFFLVLILFLRMMNRYQAEKEKLLNKVQQEKEKFHAILSSIPTPIAIFEELELTFMNEAFKNTFFSEGSSEIVKSDVLELLKQLTKEVQKKKSDVSRASKLGDESQEKWFHIHAVPHFENGEVRGAMFVLTEITEHVQKINLWKAKAETDALTGLSNRSVLEELGEHTFILGKNFCVLMFDVDEFKQINDKHGHIVGDLVLKEFAMRLSKSVRKDTVLIRYGGDEFLAIVPNIDLEGALRIAKRFQENLKQKLVMSEITLTLSASIGISEFPRDGHDLQSLISLADKRMYKAKASGKGNICAD; encoded by the coding sequence GTGCGATTCAAGCCAAACCTTTACGTCATTTCCTTCATCTTGGCCGCCGCGTTCTTCGCGCTTCTAGTCTATCCGATGATGTTCGTTTTTCCCAAACTGGACACACTGGTGCAAAGCTATCAACTGAACAGTCTAAGAGGGTATTTGGACATGATCTTGAATTTAGTGGAGCTGTACCATTCTGAAAGTGCCGAAGGAGCGATGTCCGAAGAATCGGCAAAGAAAGAGGCGCTGAGACTAATCAAAAGTTCCTTTTATGGACCAGAGGGAAAGGATTATTTCTTCGTTCTGGATACCGACGGCGTATTGTTGGCCCATCCATACTATCCAGAGCTCGAGGGTCAGAAAGGTTTGGAGTCGGACAACATCGTTTTTTCCAGAGCGGTCAGTAGCATCGTTCAGGGAGCAAAGCAGGGAAAAGATCACGTTGAGTACGAATGGTACGTGTACGGCGAGAAAAAGATTCAAAGGAAACTGACTGTCATTCGCGTTTTTAAACCTTGGAACTGGATCATAGGCACAGGTCTGTACAGTCAAACTCTGACGGAGCAGATCAAACGCGTTCGGATGAACTTTTGGCAGGTGGAAGGCGTTTCCGCAATCAGCTTCTTTTTGGTACTGATCCTCTTCCTTCGGATGATGAATCGATACCAAGCAGAAAAAGAAAAACTTCTGAACAAAGTTCAGCAAGAAAAAGAGAAGTTTCATGCCATTTTGAGTTCTATCCCCACACCGATCGCAATCTTTGAGGAATTGGAGCTAACCTTCATGAACGAAGCGTTCAAAAACACGTTTTTCAGTGAAGGTAGTTCTGAAATCGTCAAATCGGATGTTTTGGAATTGTTGAAACAGCTCACAAAAGAAGTTCAAAAAAAGAAAAGCGATGTAAGTAGGGCCTCCAAGCTCGGTGACGAAAGCCAAGAGAAGTGGTTTCACATCCACGCCGTACCACACTTTGAAAATGGAGAAGTTCGAGGAGCGATGTTCGTTTTGACAGAGATCACAGAACATGTGCAAAAGATCAATCTTTGGAAAGCGAAGGCCGAGACCGATGCACTCACCGGTTTGTCCAACAGGAGCGTTCTGGAAGAACTCGGAGAACACACGTTCATCCTCGGCAAGAACTTCTGTGTACTCATGTTCGATGTGGACGAGTTCAAGCAGATAAACGACAAACATGGCCATATTGTGGGAGATCTGGTTTTGAAAGAATTCGCAATGAGGCTTTCCAAAAGCGTTAGGAAAGATACGGTGTTGATACGCTACGGTGGTGATGAATTTCTCGCTATAGTTCCAAACATCGACTTGGAAGGTGCTTTACGTATTGCAAAGAGGTTCCAAGAGAATTTGAAGCAAAAGCTCGTTATGTCCGAGATCACGTTGACGTTGAGCGCTTCGATAGGCATTTCAGAGTTTCCCAGAGACGGTCACGATCTGCAAAGCCTCATAAGTTTGGCGGACAAACGTATGTACAAGGCCAAAGCGTCGGGCAAAGGAAACATCTGCGCCGATTGA
- a CDS encoding Cof-type HAD-IIB family hydrolase encodes MIKLVCIDLDGTLLNNQKHISKMDKQAVKRAVELGVHVTIFTGRSFGSASHYLRELEIQIPAVFQNGALIIDPVSMKIYQRIELDSKVASHFVELCRLNGVYPAIYESFFAEKDILVEKPYEGAFAQYFQLNSHRIRMVKDLLKVLEHRPSVVEIALVGKIEDVNKLTQQVEESLRDVYTPIENQRKDGETFVEIFGPNVGKERALEFFLKMYRVRPDEVMYIGDNLNDESIMRMVGIAVAMQNAPDEIKRIATYVTDSNDECGVAKALERFVLQERVYE; translated from the coding sequence TTGATCAAGCTGGTCTGCATAGATCTGGACGGAACGTTGTTGAACAATCAAAAACACATCTCTAAGATGGACAAACAAGCTGTGAAGCGCGCAGTTGAACTCGGTGTACATGTTACGATCTTCACCGGCAGAAGCTTTGGCTCGGCTTCACATTATTTGAGAGAGCTTGAAATCCAGATACCTGCCGTTTTTCAAAACGGTGCTTTGATCATAGATCCAGTGAGCATGAAGATTTACCAGCGAATCGAGCTCGATTCCAAGGTGGCGAGCCATTTTGTCGAACTGTGCAGGTTGAACGGTGTGTATCCAGCGATCTACGAATCTTTCTTCGCAGAGAAGGATATACTCGTGGAAAAACCTTACGAAGGAGCCTTCGCCCAGTATTTTCAACTCAACTCGCACCGGATCAGGATGGTGAAAGATTTGCTGAAAGTACTCGAGCACAGACCGAGTGTGGTCGAAATCGCGCTGGTTGGAAAAATCGAAGATGTCAACAAGTTGACTCAACAAGTTGAAGAATCTCTCCGTGATGTTTACACTCCGATCGAGAATCAGAGGAAAGATGGGGAAACTTTCGTGGAGATCTTCGGACCAAACGTCGGCAAAGAAAGAGCGTTGGAGTTCTTTTTGAAAATGTATCGAGTTAGACCAGATGAAGTCATGTACATAGGTGACAATTTGAACGATGAATCGATCATGCGCATGGTTGGGATAGCTGTGGCCATGCAGAACGCACCGGATGAGATCAAAAGGATCGCAACTTATGTGACTGACAGCAACGATGAATGCGGTGTCGCGAAAGCTTTGGAGAGATTCGTCCTTCAGGAGCGTGTGTACGAATGA
- the lnt gene encoding apolipoprotein N-acyltransferase: MSLLLLVLSSVLTALSMPGFLFGFFVWFGLVFLFLALEDKNPLVSALYGFLYFYIFSAINLFWVLPVLVENLPRTFSRFPGWLGFFVFLIMLAIEALPFAAFGLIYSLGRRSTENWPWLDLLFVASAYTLMDYLRGLGEMGFTGGTLADALYREVGVLQLAPLIGSYGLTFLIVLVNRALYMLMKKSSKPIERIAFVVLLIISVSHVVESFLPPPQKGETKLVALQTHVTPKKKYSSSSLELYSEIEKHLEKLSNNLVILPEDTFPTDPTKNPVGEKMLELSNRNNLKILFGAISTNGGAKNSIFLVESSNVRKVYSKVKLFPFVEMLPYEKIFGMFDFLKGLSYLEPGENFLPVSLENYPSLGIQICFESYFSEPSRNLVKNGAEVLVVCTNDGWFDFNTALKQHFSKSVFRAVETRRQIIQVSNAGITGVVDPYGRITKVLPVRSYGSMEIELSPKRGETFYTKYGDLIVWFCLAVILLTLLLPGQRRIRVRRVWG, from the coding sequence ATGAGCCTTTTACTTTTGGTACTTTCTAGTGTTCTGACTGCTCTTTCCATGCCTGGTTTTTTGTTTGGCTTCTTCGTTTGGTTCGGACTAGTTTTTTTATTCTTAGCCTTGGAGGACAAAAATCCCCTTGTGAGTGCTCTGTACGGGTTTCTTTACTTTTACATCTTCAGTGCCATCAATCTGTTTTGGGTTCTACCAGTCTTGGTTGAAAATCTACCGAGGACATTCTCGAGGTTTCCAGGATGGCTTGGTTTCTTTGTCTTTCTGATCATGTTGGCTATAGAAGCCTTACCTTTCGCAGCGTTCGGCTTGATTTACTCTCTCGGTAGAAGATCGACCGAGAATTGGCCTTGGCTCGACTTACTCTTCGTCGCTTCCGCCTACACACTGATGGATTATCTGAGGGGCCTTGGCGAAATGGGTTTCACCGGTGGGACCTTGGCGGATGCCCTCTACAGGGAAGTCGGCGTGCTACAGCTAGCACCTTTGATCGGTTCTTATGGTTTGACCTTCCTCATCGTGCTGGTGAACAGAGCGCTCTACATGCTGATGAAGAAGAGTTCCAAACCCATAGAAAGGATCGCCTTCGTCGTTTTACTGATCATCTCTGTCTCACACGTGGTGGAAAGCTTTTTACCCCCACCACAGAAGGGTGAAACGAAGCTAGTCGCACTGCAAACTCACGTTACTCCCAAAAAGAAGTACAGCTCTTCGTCTTTGGAACTCTACTCGGAGATCGAAAAACATTTGGAAAAACTTTCCAACAATCTCGTCATCCTTCCGGAAGATACGTTCCCAACGGATCCAACGAAGAATCCTGTCGGAGAAAAAATGCTCGAACTTTCGAACAGAAACAATCTGAAGATCCTTTTTGGAGCGATATCAACGAACGGTGGTGCGAAGAACAGTATCTTTCTAGTTGAAAGTTCTAATGTGAGAAAGGTCTATTCCAAGGTCAAGCTGTTCCCGTTCGTGGAGATGCTTCCTTACGAGAAAATCTTCGGTATGTTCGATTTTTTGAAAGGTTTATCGTACCTCGAGCCTGGCGAAAACTTTTTGCCAGTGAGTTTGGAAAACTATCCCTCGCTCGGCATTCAAATATGCTTCGAATCTTACTTCAGCGAGCCTTCAAGAAACTTGGTGAAAAACGGTGCAGAGGTTCTCGTCGTTTGTACCAACGACGGTTGGTTCGATTTCAACACGGCTTTGAAGCAACATTTCTCAAAATCCGTTTTCAGGGCCGTAGAGACGAGGAGACAGATCATACAGGTTTCCAACGCAGGTATAACCGGTGTTGTAGACCCATACGGAAGGATCACCAAGGTCCTTCCCGTGAGGAGTTACGGATCCATGGAGATAGAACTTTCTCCAAAGAGAGGAGAAACGTTCTACACGAAGTACGGTGATCTCATCGTTTGGTTCTGCCTGGCTGTCATCTTGCTGACGTTGTTGCTACCAGGTCAAAGGAGGATTCGCGTGAGGAGGGTTTGGGGATGA
- a CDS encoding phosphopentomutase, whose protein sequence is MRVIAIVLDSVGIGELPDSHLYGDEGSNTLVNTAKAVGGLNLPNLAKMGLGNLDDILGVPKMKAIGAFGVMKEKSAGKDSTTGHWELSGIVLKKPFDLFPNGFPEALVKEFERRVGRKVIGNKPASGTEIIKELGLEHERTGALIVYTSADSVFQIAAKEEIVPVEELYRYCEIARSLLDEMGFKVARVIARPFTGEWPNYVRTPRRHDYSLPPEGRTLLDVLTENRIPVYGVGKIYDLYAGKGITESFKTEDNMDGVDKTVWLMKNKRQRCMIFTNLVDYDMKYGHRNDVKGYAKALEDFDRRLPEIWDAMEEDDVLFITADHGCDPTTPSTDHSREKVPILVCGSKVCQNVNLGVRESFADFGQTVADIFNVDKLDNGVSFKDLLFEC, encoded by the coding sequence ATGAGAGTGATAGCGATCGTGCTCGACAGCGTCGGTATAGGAGAGCTTCCAGACTCGCATCTGTATGGAGATGAAGGTAGCAACACGCTCGTCAACACGGCGAAGGCTGTCGGTGGGCTGAACTTACCGAACCTCGCGAAGATGGGGTTGGGTAATCTGGACGACATACTCGGTGTTCCAAAGATGAAGGCCATCGGTGCCTTCGGTGTCATGAAAGAAAAGAGTGCAGGAAAAGATTCCACCACGGGACACTGGGAACTCTCAGGTATCGTGTTGAAGAAGCCGTTCGATCTCTTTCCCAACGGTTTTCCCGAAGCACTCGTGAAGGAATTCGAGCGAAGGGTTGGCAGGAAGGTGATAGGTAACAAGCCGGCCTCGGGCACGGAAATCATAAAAGAACTCGGCTTGGAACATGAAAGGACCGGTGCCTTGATAGTCTACACGTCCGCAGACAGCGTGTTTCAGATCGCCGCCAAGGAAGAGATCGTTCCTGTTGAAGAACTCTACAGATACTGTGAGATCGCCAGAAGTTTGCTCGACGAAATGGGTTTCAAAGTGGCCAGGGTCATCGCGAGACCTTTCACTGGTGAATGGCCAAACTATGTGAGAACACCAAGGAGGCACGACTATTCTCTACCACCCGAAGGCCGAACCTTGCTCGATGTGCTCACGGAAAATCGGATACCTGTGTATGGCGTTGGTAAGATATACGATCTTTACGCCGGGAAGGGGATAACGGAGAGCTTCAAGACGGAAGACAACATGGACGGTGTCGATAAGACTGTATGGTTGATGAAGAACAAAAGACAACGGTGTATGATCTTCACCAACCTGGTCGATTACGATATGAAATACGGACACAGAAACGATGTGAAGGGCTACGCGAAGGCGTTGGAAGATTTCGACAGGAGATTACCAGAAATATGGGATGCGATGGAGGAAGACGATGTTCTCTTCATAACGGCCGACCACGGTTGTGATCCGACCACTCCTTCAACGGACCATTCGCGCGAGAAGGTTCCCATCCTGGTGTGCGGATCGAAGGTTTGTCAAAATGTGAACCTTGGTGTGAGAGAATCTTTCGCGGATTTCGGACAAACGGTGGCCGATATCTTCAACGTAGATAAGCTCGACAACGGCGTTTCATTCAAAGATCTGCTTTTCGAGTGTTGA
- a CDS encoding 2-hydroxyacyl-CoA dehydratase family protein has translation MSKKSVAYGKFVRYFWKRPKLAKEILKLGIKLELARRRVVANIKNDFASWVDSVALSIVSSAFEGGKIALVNLFFPVEIMAGFNLKCVSAEGLAGMLAAMHLEDLALNRAEAMGISKNTCSFHRAGLGLNLLKMVSNAKVVAATNALCDGNVPIFKTIAQIHGLDPLIVDVPRTFDQSSVHSVSQQLEGIVHELENELNQSFNYSKFEEQLKIESEIFGTLRELYPKLCENPVGLHLYQHVNLLYALHVRPDVHMLKAVRALRKQLDSNAPTFKKRFLWMHLSPYYDNVLNDIFSKDSQYSVVASELSWDWLNWKIDVAHPFKCLAEKILSNPLLGDVETRAKFALRLAFDFKVDGVIHFNHFGCKQSSGSVEILKNAFDEVRIPFLSLDGDCVDHTSASFEQYKTRIQAFLEMIG, from the coding sequence ATGAGCAAAAAGAGCGTCGCATACGGAAAATTCGTGAGATATTTTTGGAAAAGACCGAAACTCGCAAAGGAGATACTCAAACTAGGAATAAAACTCGAACTGGCGAGGCGCCGAGTGGTCGCCAACATCAAAAACGATTTTGCGAGCTGGGTGGATTCAGTAGCCCTCTCCATCGTCAGCTCAGCTTTCGAAGGTGGAAAGATCGCTCTGGTCAATCTCTTCTTCCCTGTAGAAATCATGGCAGGATTCAATCTGAAATGCGTATCGGCCGAAGGGTTGGCTGGAATGCTGGCTGCGATGCATTTGGAGGATCTCGCCCTGAACCGAGCGGAAGCGATGGGCATATCGAAAAACACTTGTTCGTTCCACAGAGCGGGGTTGGGCCTGAATCTGTTGAAGATGGTGAGCAACGCCAAGGTCGTTGCAGCCACGAACGCGCTCTGCGATGGAAACGTTCCGATCTTCAAAACGATCGCACAGATCCATGGTTTAGACCCATTGATCGTTGATGTTCCAAGAACGTTCGATCAATCCAGTGTTCACAGCGTGTCTCAACAGTTGGAAGGAATCGTCCACGAGTTGGAAAACGAGTTGAATCAAAGTTTCAACTACTCGAAGTTTGAGGAACAGTTGAAAATTGAATCAGAGATCTTTGGAACCTTGCGAGAGCTTTATCCAAAACTCTGCGAAAATCCCGTCGGATTACATCTCTATCAACATGTGAATTTGTTGTATGCATTGCACGTTAGACCAGATGTGCACATGCTCAAAGCGGTGCGAGCGCTTCGAAAACAACTCGACTCGAATGCACCTACCTTCAAGAAAAGGTTTCTTTGGATGCACCTGAGCCCTTATTACGACAACGTTCTGAACGATATCTTCTCTAAAGATAGCCAATATTCGGTGGTGGCGAGCGAACTTTCATGGGACTGGCTCAACTGGAAGATAGATGTGGCGCATCCGTTCAAGTGTTTGGCCGAAAAGATACTTTCCAATCCGCTGCTCGGAGACGTCGAGACGAGGGCGAAGTTCGCCCTGCGGTTGGCTTTCGATTTCAAGGTGGATGGAGTGATCCACTTCAACCATTTTGGATGCAAACAGTCATCCGGTTCAGTCGAAATATTGAAGAACGCTTTCGATGAGGTGAGGATACCTTTCCTATCGCTCGATGGAGACTGTGTTGATCACACCAGCGCTTCTTTTGAACAGTACAAAACGCGGATCCAAGCGTTTCTGGAGATGATCGGATGA
- a CDS encoding acyl-CoA dehydratase activase: MIVYNCPLVPFEFFHALKVPFRRIRPNSIEFQKLHPNVCSFCRSAVCSVEPNDVLVWVDSCDSMRRAYDFLKKTNRSFYLHVPVKNDKVVLRAFADELRKLWEKLKETFNREVPVSELEETHSWFLESSKNLEKALFEDPYKAKELFESLSNQEWIGSTKKDTLKVLLVGSWVSEELVKFIEDSGACVLNATCSGPYALLSDIQMKSNVFESIASRILSKKLVCGRFSSDRKLSELVKSFEPSAVVLHTAKFCDFYHFDGQILEKLKVPFVSVEENFSSGGFEQTKTRIGALLESLKRFSKPALNFSYFIGIDSGSTSTKLVAIDRSGNILLQEILKTGADPKESAKRLLMKSSQELKISHEDVFVVATGYGRDAIDFAQERVTEITCHAIGVSYLYENVGTIIDIGGQDSKVIRLEDGKVVDFVMNDKCAAGTGRFLEIVASILETPIEALGEESLKSKQELNISSVCAVFAESEIISLRSKGYHKQDIIRAAHEAIARRIYAMYQRVKGRPPIVLTGGVALNKGLKWALEKLMGVELIVPKNPITTGALGAALIGLQQKT; the protein is encoded by the coding sequence ATGATAGTCTACAACTGTCCACTTGTTCCTTTCGAATTCTTCCATGCATTGAAGGTACCGTTCAGAAGAATCCGACCGAACTCGATCGAGTTTCAAAAACTTCATCCTAACGTGTGCTCTTTCTGCAGGAGTGCCGTTTGTTCCGTTGAACCGAACGACGTGCTCGTTTGGGTCGATTCGTGTGATTCGATGCGCCGAGCGTACGACTTTTTGAAAAAGACGAACAGATCTTTCTATCTGCACGTTCCTGTAAAAAATGACAAAGTAGTCCTACGCGCTTTCGCAGACGAGTTGAGAAAACTTTGGGAAAAACTGAAGGAAACTTTCAACAGGGAAGTGCCGGTGAGTGAGCTTGAAGAGACACATTCTTGGTTTCTAGAATCGTCAAAAAACTTGGAAAAGGCACTTTTTGAAGATCCTTACAAGGCAAAAGAACTCTTTGAAAGTCTTTCGAACCAAGAATGGATCGGCTCGACGAAGAAAGACACATTGAAGGTGCTTTTGGTGGGGTCTTGGGTGAGCGAAGAGCTGGTCAAGTTCATAGAGGACTCTGGAGCGTGTGTGCTGAATGCGACGTGTTCTGGTCCGTACGCGTTGTTGTCGGATATTCAAATGAAAAGCAACGTCTTCGAATCGATCGCTTCAAGGATATTGAGCAAAAAACTCGTGTGCGGAAGGTTCAGCTCGGACAGAAAATTGAGCGAACTTGTGAAATCGTTCGAACCTTCTGCTGTTGTGTTGCACACCGCGAAGTTCTGCGACTTTTATCATTTCGATGGGCAAATCTTGGAAAAGTTGAAAGTTCCTTTCGTCAGCGTTGAAGAAAATTTCTCATCTGGAGGTTTTGAACAAACAAAAACGAGAATCGGAGCTCTTTTGGAGAGTTTGAAGAGATTTTCAAAGCCTGCGTTGAACTTTTCGTATTTCATAGGTATAGACAGCGGTTCTACGAGCACGAAATTGGTTGCCATCGATAGATCTGGAAACATACTTCTACAGGAAATTTTGAAAACGGGTGCCGATCCCAAGGAGTCTGCGAAACGACTGTTGATGAAGAGTTCGCAGGAACTGAAGATCTCCCATGAGGACGTCTTCGTCGTTGCGACCGGCTACGGTCGTGACGCGATCGATTTCGCACAGGAACGTGTGACTGAAATAACTTGTCATGCCATCGGTGTCAGTTACCTGTACGAGAACGTTGGGACGATCATCGACATCGGAGGACAAGACAGCAAGGTGATCAGACTGGAGGATGGAAAAGTCGTCGATTTCGTCATGAACGACAAATGTGCGGCTGGAACGGGCAGATTTCTCGAGATCGTGGCTTCCATTCTGGAAACACCCATAGAAGCCTTGGGAGAAGAATCTTTGAAGTCAAAACAAGAACTCAACATCAGCAGTGTTTGTGCGGTGTTCGCGGAGAGTGAGATCATCTCACTCAGGAGCAAAGGTTATCACAAACAGGATATAATCCGCGCCGCACACGAAGCCATCGCTCGAAGGATATACGCTATGTATCAGAGGGTCAAAGGACGACCTCCGATCGTTCTGACCGGTGGGGTTGCCCTGAACAAAGGCTTGAAATGGGCACTCGAAAAGTTGATGGGTGTTGAGCTGATCGTTCCCAAAAATCCGATCACAACAGGTGCACTCGGCGCCGCACTGATCGGTCTTCAGCAAAAAACGTGA
- the ispE gene encoding 4-(cytidine 5'-diphospho)-2-C-methyl-D-erythritol kinase, which yields MVEADVGFSERAYAKLNLYLDVVARRPDGYHDIVGLFQTISLHDELLFFEIEKTKGIIVECNAPIEGQNLVEKAYRAFNKYHPTDFGLKVVLKKRIPIGSGLGGGSSDAAATLRFLAKKLKVSNLDLLQIASEVGSDVPFLLFGGTAIVEGKGEKITPLSPITGYTVDLFCPNVSVSTAMAYRMLEERNFNRGPKPVEKLYEAYLKRDFDAIKALSYNIFQELVCNMHEEIKRTLLKAWTTNPIVAQLTGTGSCVFSVRESGGNHVFC from the coding sequence ATGGTCGAAGCTGACGTTGGATTTTCTGAGAGGGCTTACGCGAAACTGAATCTGTACTTGGACGTGGTTGCGAGACGACCAGACGGCTATCACGACATCGTGGGTCTGTTTCAAACGATAAGCCTTCACGATGAATTGTTGTTCTTCGAAATCGAAAAAACCAAAGGAATCATCGTCGAATGCAATGCTCCTATAGAGGGTCAGAACTTGGTGGAAAAAGCCTACAGAGCGTTCAACAAGTACCATCCTACGGATTTCGGTTTGAAAGTGGTTTTGAAGAAACGCATACCCATAGGATCGGGCTTGGGTGGTGGAAGCTCAGATGCTGCAGCGACGCTCAGATTCCTCGCCAAAAAATTGAAGGTGTCGAATCTAGACTTGCTTCAAATCGCTTCAGAAGTTGGTTCGGATGTTCCGTTCCTGCTCTTCGGTGGTACGGCCATCGTTGAAGGTAAAGGTGAAAAAATCACACCGCTCAGTCCTATAACTGGTTACACGGTGGATCTGTTCTGCCCAAACGTGAGTGTGAGCACCGCGATGGCTTATCGGATGCTCGAAGAGAGAAACTTCAACAGAGGTCCAAAACCTGTAGAAAAGCTTTATGAAGCTTATCTGAAACGCGATTTCGATGCGATCAAAGCTTTATCTTACAACATTTTTCAAGAACTGGTCTGCAACATGCATGAAGAGATAAAACGAACGCTTTTGAAGGCTTGGACTACGAATCCAATCGTCGCACAGCTCACAGGAACTGGTAGCTGTGTCTTTTCCGTTCGTGAGAGCGGAGGGAATCACGTTTTTTGCTGA
- a CDS encoding NUDIX domain-containing protein, protein MERVLVVPTKVIENLVDNESGIFPIDLELLRDSIERFGFFIDRNVAEFDEANRQVIPYVLMNQEGRFLLLRRTNKQQEKRLHGRLSIGVGGHITLQDGDTPWKAFLNGMEREIHEEVDAKIRKMVYLGLLNDLSSPVSRVHVGIVYLAEVEFRSLNEPDMFEWWFKSLEEITQWEEELEGWSKLTLDFLRGLTRN, encoded by the coding sequence TTGGAACGAGTTTTAGTGGTTCCAACGAAGGTGATTGAGAATCTCGTTGATAATGAGAGCGGTATTTTCCCAATAGATCTCGAGCTTCTGCGCGATTCGATAGAAAGATTTGGCTTTTTCATCGACAGGAACGTCGCAGAGTTCGATGAAGCGAATCGTCAAGTGATTCCGTACGTTTTGATGAACCAAGAGGGCAGATTTCTTCTGCTGAGGCGTACCAACAAACAGCAAGAGAAAAGGTTGCACGGCAGACTGTCCATCGGGGTGGGAGGACACATCACACTCCAAGATGGTGACACTCCCTGGAAGGCTTTTTTGAACGGGATGGAGAGAGAAATACACGAAGAAGTCGATGCGAAAATTCGTAAGATGGTCTATCTTGGCCTTCTGAACGATCTCAGTTCCCCCGTGAGCAGGGTTCATGTGGGCATCGTTTATTTGGCTGAAGTGGAGTTCAGAAGTTTGAACGAACCTGACATGTTCGAGTGGTGGTTCAAGAGCCTTGAAGAAATCACCCAGTGGGAGGAAGAGCTGGAAGGATGGTCGAAGCTGACGTTGGATTTTCTGAGAGGGCTTACGCGAAACTGA
- a CDS encoding thymidine kinase, with amino-acid sequence MSGKLTVIVGPMYSGKTTELLSFLEIYKLGRKKTLLFKPALDVRYGVDVVRTHSGLEAQAVSVECSKDMLPHLREKVDAVFIDEVQFFDKDLVRIVRKLLDENVNVFCAGLDMTFKQNPFETTMLLLALADEVIKKKAVCHLCGEHNATLSYKISDGDAEIDVGGKEKYIAVCRDCYNSLVVKGLGTSFSGSNEGD; translated from the coding sequence GTGTCTGGAAAACTCACCGTCATCGTTGGACCGATGTATTCAGGTAAAACCACGGAGCTGTTGTCCTTTCTGGAGATCTACAAATTGGGTCGAAAGAAAACTCTACTCTTCAAACCGGCTTTGGATGTCAGATACGGCGTTGATGTTGTGAGGACGCATTCCGGTTTAGAAGCTCAAGCTGTGTCGGTGGAATGCTCAAAAGATATGCTTCCTCATCTCAGAGAGAAGGTGGACGCCGTTTTCATAGACGAAGTGCAGTTCTTCGATAAAGATCTGGTGAGGATAGTGAGGAAGCTTTTGGATGAAAACGTCAACGTCTTCTGTGCGGGGTTGGACATGACCTTCAAGCAGAATCCCTTTGAGACCACTATGCTACTCCTCGCACTCGCCGACGAGGTGATCAAGAAGAAGGCGGTTTGTCATTTGTGTGGAGAGCACAACGCCACTCTGAGTTACAAGATTTCCGATGGTGATGCAGAGATCGATGTGGGTGGCAAGGAGAAGTACATCGCAGTCTGTAGAGACTGTTACAACAGCTTGGTGGTGAAGGGCCTTGGAACGAGTTTTAGTGGTTCCAACGAAGGTGATTGA